From the Methanobacterium sp. BAmetb5 genome, the window GAAGCCATTAACCAGCAGGAAGACCAGTTCGGTGAAGAGCGCCTTATTGAACTTCTTAAAGAAAATCAGGAATTATCATCAGGGGATTTAAAAAACCTTATCATAGACCAAGTATATGATTTTGCATCCGGCACTTCTCAAGCCGATGACATAACCCTTATGGTGCTGAGGAGAGTTTCATAAGGGCCTTAAGGAGATTTTACAAATTGAAGTCTAAAGAATGTTGATAAATGGAAGTTTCAAGGGTTAAATGGATCTTAAGGAGAGTTATAAATGGAAGAGAAATTTACACTCCATGTAATGGCTGATCTGAAAAATTTATCCACCATTGGTGAATTTATCACTGGACGTGCCAGTAAACTTGGCTTGGACCGGAAGGGGGTTTTCCAGTTGGAACTGGCAGTGGATGAAGTTACCTCCAATATCATCCTCCATGGTTACCCCCAACAAAGTGGCCCTATCCACCTCCTGATCTGGAAGGAACAGAAAAAGATCTATATCCAGATTCAGGATAGAGGTGAACCATTTAATCCTTTAAAGGAAGATAAACCAGATTTATCCACTGATCTTGAGGAAAGATCACCCGGTGGTTTGGGAATTCATTTCCTGAAGACAGTAACCGACGCGGCCCATTACCAGTTCCACGACGGAAAAAACATTCTAACCCTGGTTAAAAATCTGGATTGATTAAAAAGAGGTAATCTTTCTATATTAATACCCAGTGAATATCTTAAAAATAGACAGTGAACTTAAAAATAAGAAAAATAAGAAGAAATGAATTTTTACATCTTCTTATTAGCGGGTTCCATATTTACCCGGAGTCCTTTTATTCCCTTTCTCTGCAGGGCACCGACCACTTCACGGGCTTGTTTCTGTGGAAGTTCAACAAAGGAAAATTTATCCAGTACATCGATACGGCCAATGCTGGTTGAGGAAAGTCCCGATACATCTCCTATAGCTCGTACTATGTCTTTTGCTTTCACCTTCTGTTTGCGACCCACGTTAATGAAGAATCTTACCATTCCCGGTTGTGCTCCAGTATCCCCGTATTTAGAATCCTTCTGACTGGAATCATCCTTCCTACCCACGTATAATTTGAGGAGGGCTGCAGCAATATCCACAGAGCTGTAATCCTCTTCCATCAATCTTTCGATGAGATGGATCTCCTGATCTAGGTCTCCGTTATCTATTTCCTTCCGGAGTCTTTCCAGGAACAGGTCCCTTTTAACTTCTTCCACTTCTCCTAAGGAAGGGATTTTCTGTTGTTCAATACGGACCTTGGTGTAGCGCTGGATATCCCTTAACTGATAGATTTCCTTTCCAGATACAAAGGTGAAGGCCTGTCCTTTTTTACCGGCACGACCGGTTCTACCTATTCGGTGTACGTAGTATTCCTCGTTGTTGGGTACATCGTAGTTGAAAACTGCCTCCACATCATCCACATCAATTCCCCTGGCAGCCACATCCGTAGCCACCAGTATCTCGATCTGACCCTTCCGGAACTTGTTCATGACCCTGTCCCGCTGGTTCTGACTCATGTCGCCGTGCAGTCCATCGGCGAAGTATCCTCTGGTTTGGAGGTGGTTTACCAGGCGATCCACTCTTCTTTTAGTATTACAGAATACCAGGGTGAGTTTAAGGTTGTGCATATCTATAAGCCGAGTCAACAGATCCAGTTTCATCTGTTCTTTAACTTCAAAGTAGATCTGTTCAATTTCAGGGACGGTGAGTTCCTGATGGGCTACTTTGAGCATTTTAGGCTTGTTCTGGTATTTTCTGGTTAGTCCCAGGATTACTGGAGACATAGTAGCGGAAAATAGTAACATTTGCCTTTCTTCAGGTATTTGTTCTAAGACAAACTCTATATCATCCCTGAATCCCATGTCCAGCATTTCATCAGCTTCATCCAGGATGATGGTCCTCACCTGGTCCATCTTAAGTGTTCTACGGTGAATATGATCCATCACCCGTCCGGGAGTCCCAATGATGATCTGCACTCCTCTTTTCAGGGCTTTAATTTGCCGTTCAATGGGTTGTCCCCCGTAAACTGGTAGAACGTTGGTTTTTTTGTATTTAGATAACTTTCTAATTTCTTCGGCCACTTGGATGGCCAGTTCCCTGGTGGGACAGAGTATAACTGCCTGCACTCCCCGAACAGTGGGGTCCAGTTTTTCCAGTACGGGTATTCCAAAGGCAGCGGTTTTACCAGTACCAGTTTGGGACTGGCCAATAACATCTTTACCATCTAATACATAGGGTAAAACCAGTGATTGTATAGGTGTTGCCTCTTCAAAACCCATATCTGCAATTGCTCGTTTCATTTCACGGGATAATTCCAAATCTTCAAATAATAAACTTTCCATGGTATCTTTCCTTATTCATCTTCCTTTCGCTGATCATTACTTAATGTCAAGTAAAATCTTGATCGAAAATATTTAAACTGATTTTGTAATTTTTAAGTAAAATTAGCCCATCCAATTATAACACTAAAACCAGGCTAAAAATAGCATGTAAATAATTAGAAAAACTCACATTTACTTTTCTATTTAGGTGTTATGTTGCCGGTGACATTTATAGTCATCTATCATACCCTCTCCAGATTTATCATCATATTGGGTGTAATTCTTAATTGAAAAATTTCTCAAAAAATAGAAAGAATAGAGGGATAAAAAAATAACCCTCATCTATATAAGAGGGAAGAAAAAGCCCTCTGACATTAATCGGTTGCTGGTTAGTTAGTGGCAGGTTTTTGCAGTATTCCCTTGGGCACCATATCGGTGATCTTCTGCATCTTGTCCATGAGTCCTTTTTTACCCTTACCCATAAGGGCATGTTCCAGTACTTCACTCAAGGTTTCCACGGGAATAATTTCTATTTTCTCACGGTAATGTTCCTCAATGAGCACGTCTTCCATGTTAGATTTGGGAATCAGAACTTTGCGTATTCCTGCTTCGGCTGCAGCTTCGATCTTACCGGTGACACCACCCACTGGGAGTACATCCCCACGGATACTGAGAGATCCGGTTAGTGCCACTGACTGGTCAACTGGTATGTTTTCCAGGGCGGACACCACTGCGGTGGCTACAGATACACTGGCACTGTCTCCTTCCACTCCTTCGTAGGACTGGAGGAACTGGATGTGTATATCGTAATTGGAGATATCGGTTCCGGTGTGTTTTTTAACCAGGGCACTGACGTTTTGCACTGCTTCCTTGGCAATTTCTCCCAGTTTTCCGGTAGCAATTATCTTACCTTCATCTTTACTCTGGGCAGGCGCAGCTTCGGCAGCTATAGGCATTATAATACCACTACGGTCGCCGATGATGGCAAGACCATTCACTTTGCCTACTTCTCCACCTTCAGATTTGAATACTCGGTAACGTTTCCTCTGGACAATGTAACGATCGGCTATCTGCTGTTCCAGGGTTCTGGCCAGTTTTTTGGCGTTGAGCACATGATCCACTGTGACATAATCTGCCTTTTCTCCCTTGGCTATGTCTCCTGCGGCCCTTACCAGACCACCAAGATCCCTTAGTTTCAGGGTTAAGGAGTCTTTTTTACCAGCTCTGCGCTGAGCTTCGTGTATAATTTCAGCAACTGCCTCTTTGCTGAAGTGAGGGATACGTCCGTCTTTTTTAACTTCCTGGGCTACAAATTGAACCAGTTTATCCCTGTTTTCCGGGGTGTCCTTCATGGAGTCTTTCATGAACACTTCGTAACCATATCCACGTATCCTGCTTCGAAGTGCAGGGTGCATTCCCTCCAGGACGTGCAGGTTTCCAGAAGCTACCAGCACGAAATCACAGGGAACTTCCTGAGAACGAACCATGGCACCACTGCTGGTCTCACTC encodes:
- a CDS encoding ATP-binding protein, translating into MEEKFTLHVMADLKNLSTIGEFITGRASKLGLDRKGVFQLELAVDEVTSNIILHGYPQQSGPIHLLIWKEQKKIYIQIQDRGEPFNPLKEDKPDLSTDLEERSPGGLGIHFLKTVTDAAHYQFHDGKNILTLVKNLD
- a CDS encoding DEAD/DEAH box helicase — protein: MESLLFEDLELSREMKRAIADMGFEEATPIQSLVLPYVLDGKDVIGQSQTGTGKTAAFGIPVLEKLDPTVRGVQAVILCPTRELAIQVAEEIRKLSKYKKTNVLPVYGGQPIERQIKALKRGVQIIIGTPGRVMDHIHRRTLKMDQVRTIILDEADEMLDMGFRDDIEFVLEQIPEERQMLLFSATMSPVILGLTRKYQNKPKMLKVAHQELTVPEIEQIYFEVKEQMKLDLLTRLIDMHNLKLTLVFCNTKRRVDRLVNHLQTRGYFADGLHGDMSQNQRDRVMNKFRKGQIEILVATDVAARGIDVDDVEAVFNYDVPNNEEYYVHRIGRTGRAGKKGQAFTFVSGKEIYQLRDIQRYTKVRIEQQKIPSLGEVEEVKRDLFLERLRKEIDNGDLDQEIHLIERLMEEDYSSVDIAAALLKLYVGRKDDSSQKDSKYGDTGAQPGMVRFFINVGRKQKVKAKDIVRAIGDVSGLSSTSIGRIDVLDKFSFVELPQKQAREVVGALQRKGIKGLRVNMEPANKKM
- the lonB gene encoding ATP-dependent protease LonB, with amino-acid sequence MANYNPNSEVSNEETLKPRSYKTSGDIDVPDRIIDQIIGQKEAVETVKKAAKQRRNVLLIGEPGVGKSMLAKGMAELLPPEELQDILVYPNIEDNHNPLIGVMPAGEGRNVVTNYKVKAKGQDERKNMFMIAIISLIVVIGFVLQQYLAAIIAAGIVFLALQQMKPRSTVMVPKLLINNNKRNMAPFVDATGAHAGALLGDVRHDPYQSGGLGTPAHERVEAGMIHKANKGVLYVDEIGSMQMKTQQELLTAMQEKKYAITGQSETSSGAMVRSQEVPCDFVLVASGNLHVLEGMHPALRSRIRGYGYEVFMKDSMKDTPENRDKLVQFVAQEVKKDGRIPHFSKEAVAEIIHEAQRRAGKKDSLTLKLRDLGGLVRAAGDIAKGEKADYVTVDHVLNAKKLARTLEQQIADRYIVQRKRYRVFKSEGGEVGKVNGLAIIGDRSGIIMPIAAEAAPAQSKDEGKIIATGKLGEIAKEAVQNVSALVKKHTGTDISNYDIHIQFLQSYEGVEGDSASVSVATAVVSALENIPVDQSVALTGSLSIRGDVLPVGGVTGKIEAAAEAGIRKVLIPKSNMEDVLIEEHYREKIEIIPVETLSEVLEHALMGKGKKGLMDKMQKITDMVPKGILQKPATN